The Paenibacillus sp. MBLB1832 genome has a window encoding:
- the rlmH gene encoding 23S rRNA (pseudouridine(1915)-N(3))-methyltransferase RlmH → MQIQILSVGKLKERYLVDGIAEYVKRLGSYAKMQMIEVPDEKAPENMSPAEEQQVRDREGARLLAALRPDVYVVALAIDGEMWTSEQLASSLDKLATYGRSQVAFVIGGSLGLSSELLRRADMRLSFGRMTLPHQLMRLVLVEQIYRAMRINRGEPYHK, encoded by the coding sequence ATGCAGATACAGATTTTAAGTGTTGGGAAGTTAAAAGAGCGCTACCTCGTCGACGGGATCGCCGAGTATGTCAAGCGTCTTGGCTCGTACGCCAAGATGCAAATGATTGAGGTGCCGGATGAGAAGGCACCTGAGAACATGAGCCCTGCTGAGGAGCAGCAGGTGCGTGATCGTGAGGGCGCGCGGCTGTTGGCGGCGCTGCGCCCAGATGTGTACGTCGTGGCGCTGGCCATCGACGGCGAGATGTGGACGAGCGAGCAGCTGGCGAGCTCGCTTGATAAGTTGGCCACCTACGGGCGCAGCCAGGTGGCCTTCGTTATTGGCGGCTCGCTCGGGCTGTCGAGCGAGCTGCTGCGCCGTGCGGATATGCGGCTGTCGTTCGGCCGCATGACGCTGCCGCACCAGCTGATGCGGCTGGTGCTGGTGGAACAGATTTATCGCGCGATGCGGATCAATCGGGGAGAACCGTATCATAAGTGA
- a CDS encoding CxxH/CxxC protein, with translation MHVVCKDHVEIAIDEFVDEYEEAPDVVDLQKTHFAHWAPPEHCEHCKSLSRFLIV, from the coding sequence ATGCACGTTGTTTGTAAAGATCATGTGGAAATCGCTATAGATGAATTCGTTGATGAATATGAGGAAGCACCCGACGTGGTGGATTTGCAGAAAACGCATTTCGCCCATTGGGCGCCGCCTGAGCACTGCGAGCATTGCAAGTCGTTGTCACGATTTCTGATTGTTTAA
- a CDS encoding S1C family serine protease, translating to MSLFDDDFYSTKRSSRREPVWRPKGTESFTNFTSLSKWTGRKRYVALVAGFIGAIGMLAVVGLVHAFGGSGASSASLAIPVVAKADVHPMNSNDAIVAATDKIKPAVVSVISSKKDEAGAETGIGIGSGVMFARSGDKVRIVTNSHVVENGNQFEIVNFQGEHKKATLVGRDRITDLAVLETDGKDVKVLAEFGNSDTLRAGEMAIAVGNPLGLGFSPTVTQGIVSSPKRTIPVALSREGTDYDWEMDVIQTDAAINQGNSGGPLVNIEGKVIGINSMKIADTGVEGLGFAIPINSVDPIIASLIKDHKVKRPLIGVSTQELQAFKGTDVLKLPADVKTGVIVFDVSGPAKEAGLKPQDVIVQLDDRKIDSTISLRKYLYNEKKIGDKINVVYYRGGKKQTTTLTLIEASDK from the coding sequence ATGAGTTTGTTTGATGATGATTTCTATTCAACGAAGAGATCCAGTCGGCGCGAGCCAGTTTGGCGTCCTAAGGGAACAGAGAGTTTCACTAATTTTACGAGTTTAAGCAAATGGACAGGTAGAAAACGGTACGTGGCCCTCGTCGCAGGCTTCATCGGGGCAATCGGCATGTTGGCCGTCGTCGGCCTTGTTCATGCTTTCGGAGGCAGTGGGGCATCGAGTGCGTCGCTTGCGATTCCTGTCGTGGCTAAAGCGGATGTTCATCCGATGAACAGCAATGATGCGATCGTTGCGGCAACGGACAAGATTAAGCCAGCCGTCGTCAGTGTCATTTCTTCCAAGAAGGATGAGGCAGGCGCGGAAACAGGCATTGGCATCGGTTCTGGGGTAATGTTCGCACGAAGCGGGGACAAAGTTCGGATTGTGACGAACAGCCATGTGGTGGAGAACGGGAATCAGTTCGAAATCGTGAACTTCCAAGGCGAGCATAAGAAAGCGACCCTTGTTGGTCGCGATCGAATTACCGATTTGGCCGTGCTGGAGACAGATGGCAAAGATGTGAAAGTGCTGGCGGAATTCGGCAATTCAGACACGCTGCGCGCGGGTGAAATGGCGATTGCCGTGGGCAATCCGCTCGGTCTTGGCTTCTCGCCGACGGTGACGCAAGGGATCGTGTCATCGCCGAAGCGGACGATACCTGTCGCACTGTCCCGTGAGGGTACGGACTACGACTGGGAGATGGACGTCATCCAGACGGATGCCGCGATTAACCAGGGCAACAGCGGAGGCCCGCTCGTGAATATCGAAGGCAAAGTAATCGGGATCAATTCGATGAAGATTGCCGATACGGGCGTGGAAGGTTTGGGTTTTGCCATTCCGATTAATAGTGTAGATCCAATTATCGCGAGCTTGATCAAGGACCACAAGGTGAAACGGCCGTTGATTGGGGTGTCGACGCAGGAACTGCAAGCTTTTAAAGGGACGGATGTATTAAAGCTGCCTGCCGATGTGAAAACTGGCGTTATCGTCTTCGACGTCTCTGGCCCCGCGAAGGAAGCGGGATTGAAGCCGCAGGATGTGATCGTGCAGCTGGATGATCGCAAGATTGATAGTACGATCTCTTTGCGGAAATACTTATATAACGAGAAGAAAATCGGCGACAAAATCAATGTGGTGTATTACCGCGGCGGGAAGAAGCAAACAACCACGCTGACATTGATAGAGGCGTCGGATAAGTAG
- a CDS encoding NHLP leader peptide family RiPP precursor: protein MKKAWEDADFKARLLADPRSALQQEFGHTIPEGIELNVMAVTPTKYALIIPPKPEELDGFTGTGVQPQMASWN, encoded by the coding sequence ATCAAGAAAGCTTGGGAGGACGCGGATTTCAAGGCACGTTTGCTGGCAGATCCCCGAAGTGCACTGCAGCAAGAATTCGGACATACAATTCCTGAAGGTATTGAACTGAATGTAATGGCGGTAACACCCACGAAGTATGCGCTGATCATTCCTCCGAAACCAGAGGAATTGGATGGATTTACTGGTACTGGGGTACAACCACAGATGGCTTCTTGGAATTAG
- the yycI gene encoding two-component system regulatory protein YycI — MNWSRAKTILIASFLLLNMILGFQLWSTKRSSQTEISLDPSSTVEDLNRALRNKNIRLTAELPTDQPKLKVITVKYDDSIKPGEQKTLKTPLYMSTLLGKGASKEVQVQSEIPNFAMYQLDSVISRDGVYVFSQLFEKLPLFDVKVELSEKNGEITSYRQAFVEVESEVEQTEQKLISAQLAVRSLVDNYLSDGSIITEVRLGYHGQPYNSQTQPMFPHWRITIDNGDIYYLQAFNGAVESPQKTAEPFGPSADGGATATPLAAEKNTPKK; from the coding sequence ATGAATTGGAGTAGGGCGAAGACGATTCTAATTGCATCTTTTTTACTATTGAATATGATTCTTGGCTTCCAGCTGTGGTCCACCAAACGTTCCAGTCAGACGGAAATTTCGCTCGATCCATCCAGTACGGTGGAGGATTTGAATCGTGCGCTCCGCAACAAAAATATTCGACTGACCGCTGAGCTGCCCACGGATCAACCGAAGCTGAAGGTCATCACGGTGAAGTACGATGATAGTATCAAGCCCGGTGAACAGAAGACGCTGAAAACTCCGCTCTACATGAGCACGCTGCTCGGCAAAGGGGCGAGTAAAGAAGTTCAGGTGCAGTCGGAAATTCCAAACTTCGCGATGTACCAGCTGGATTCGGTGATTAGCCGCGATGGGGTGTATGTGTTCTCGCAATTGTTTGAGAAGCTGCCGCTATTCGATGTCAAAGTGGAGCTAAGTGAGAAAAATGGAGAAATTACCAGTTACCGTCAAGCATTCGTTGAAGTAGAATCAGAGGTAGAACAGACGGAGCAGAAGCTGATTTCGGCGCAATTAGCGGTCCGCAGCTTAGTGGACAATTATTTAAGTGACGGCTCGATCATTACAGAGGTTCGTTTAGGATATCATGGACAACCGTACAACTCTCAGACGCAACCGATGTTCCCGCATTGGCGGATTACGATCGATAACGGAGATATCTATTATTTGCAGGCGTTTAACGGTGCGGTAGAGTCGCCTCAGAAAACGGCAGAGCCATTCGGTCCTAGTGCAGACGGGGGAGCGACAGCTACGCCGCTAGCGGCTGAGAAGAACACACCGAAGAAGTAA
- the yycF gene encoding response regulator YycF yields the protein MFGKILVVDDEQPIADILKFNLEKEGYQVICAYDGGSAVELAFSEQPDLILLDLMLPVKDGMDVCREVRSKLNTPIIMLTAKDTELDKVLGLEMGADDYVTKPFGTRELLARVKAHLRRQTKVQTAPNEPEAQRNGMRIHALFIDNDMYMVYKDGTPLDLTHREFELIQYLAKNSGKVMTREHLLQAVWGFEYFGDVRTVDVTIRRLREKLETDPSRPEYIMTRRGLGYLMRSPKTGGF from the coding sequence ATGTTTGGGAAAATTCTCGTGGTGGATGACGAACAACCGATTGCAGATATTTTGAAGTTTAATTTGGAAAAAGAGGGCTATCAGGTCATCTGCGCTTATGATGGCGGCAGTGCGGTTGAGCTGGCTTTCTCGGAGCAGCCGGACCTGATCCTGCTGGATCTCATGCTGCCCGTAAAAGACGGCATGGATGTGTGTCGCGAGGTGCGTTCGAAGCTGAACACGCCGATCATTATGCTGACAGCGAAGGATACAGAGCTGGACAAGGTGTTAGGTCTGGAAATGGGCGCGGACGACTATGTGACGAAGCCGTTCGGCACAAGGGAGCTGCTCGCGCGCGTGAAAGCGCATTTGCGCAGACAGACGAAGGTGCAGACGGCGCCGAACGAGCCCGAAGCGCAGCGCAACGGGATGCGCATACATGCACTGTTCATCGATAACGACATGTACATGGTCTATAAGGACGGAACGCCCCTTGATTTGACACATCGGGAGTTCGAGTTGATTCAATATTTGGCCAAAAATTCAGGCAAAGTGATGACCCGTGAGCACCTGCTGCAAGCGGTGTGGGGGTTTGAATATTTCGGCGACGTGCGCACCGTCGATGTGACGATTCGTCGCCTGCGCGAGAAACTGGAAACGGATCCAAGCCGCCCCGAGTATATTATGACGCGCAGAGGGCTCGGTTATTTGATGCGCAGCCCGAAAACTGGAGGCTTCTAA
- a CDS encoding MBL fold metallo-hydrolase has translation MGIRFTVLSSGSTGNATVVDNGDVKLLIDVGFSAKKMELLMKERELAASSIDGILVTHEHSDHIKGLGAFARKYDVPIYANEKTWVELDRQIGAIAEGNKRVMETGGVQEFGTMKVESFGISHDAAEPVGYVFYEEEQKLSVVTDLGYMSEKVKEKIADSDAYVLETNHDVDMLRVGHYPWSIKRRILGDKGHLSNEAAGDALCDIMTNKTKSVYMAHLSRDHNLMDLARLTVNNIVQERAPEAKGLRLMDTYFDRSTKWDVLSPSDSDSE, from the coding sequence ATGGGAATTCGTTTTACAGTGTTATCTAGCGGTTCTACGGGCAATGCAACGGTCGTGGACAATGGAGACGTGAAGCTCCTGATCGATGTCGGCTTCAGTGCGAAGAAGATGGAGCTGTTAATGAAGGAACGCGAGCTCGCGGCGAGCAGTATCGATGGGATTTTGGTCACGCATGAGCATTCCGATCATATCAAAGGATTAGGCGCGTTTGCTCGCAAATATGATGTGCCCATCTATGCCAATGAGAAGACGTGGGTGGAGTTGGATCGCCAAATTGGTGCCATTGCAGAGGGCAATAAGCGCGTGATGGAGACAGGCGGCGTGCAAGAGTTCGGAACGATGAAGGTGGAATCCTTCGGCATTTCCCATGATGCGGCGGAGCCAGTCGGGTATGTGTTCTATGAAGAGGAACAGAAGCTGAGCGTTGTGACGGATCTGGGGTATATGAGTGAGAAGGTGAAGGAAAAAATCGCAGATTCCGACGCTTACGTCCTCGAAACGAATCATGATGTGGACATGCTGCGCGTGGGGCATTACCCGTGGAGTATTAAGCGTCGTATTCTAGGTGACAAGGGCCATCTCTCGAACGAAGCTGCGGGTGATGCCCTGTGCGATATCATGACGAATAAGACGAAATCTGTCTATATGGCGCACTTGAGCCGTGATCATAATTTGATGGATTTGGCCAGGCTGACGGTGAATAATATTGTTCAAGAGCGGGCGCCAGAGGCGAAGGGGCTGAGGCTGATGGATACGTATTTTGACCGATCTACGAAATGGGATGTATTGAGCCCGTCGGATTCGGATTCGGAGTGA
- the walK gene encoding cell wall metabolism sensor histidine kinase WalK has product MKGIRFFQSIQAKLIIIYVLLILIAMQLIGVYFYKTVETYFKSDFLASRNSQVTLLAGFVESYMTGDPDSKNATEGKKTYADLNEFVSNLFSINNAEIQIIDANGNVISTSVASHLKQKNTQPEVIRALQGIKDNQRIFTDEDGYRKVIIAKPVGSGVRVLGAVYIIASMEDVYKTIRSINRILISGTLIALGLTALLGVLLTSTITNPIKEITRQATAVAEGNFDQQVVIQGTDEIGQLGQTFNFMMNRLKEALSLNEEEKEKLASILTNMNDGVIATDDRGQVIVLNRRAKQILQVEEETTLGLPISEVIGIPLTTIRELVTGEVNTTLLDIPLRDDEDEQLSVRITFTPIHRRGEGQHGIIAVLQDVTDQEKLEQARREFVANVSHELRTPLTTIKSYLEALDDGAIEEPALASRFISVTRSETERMIRLVTDLLHLSRLDSKQSMMSKSSTLVSEMLDEVADRFSFQLQQRKIRILLHVEHGVTSLLLDRDKIDQVLDNLVSNAIKYTGDEGTIRLGARKIEKDMLEISVQDNGMGIPKKDLSRIFDRFYRVDKARSRNMGGTGLGLSIAREIVKAHGGTIALESELGQGTRVLFTLPIQQDEEDAV; this is encoded by the coding sequence ATGAAGGGCATCCGCTTCTTTCAATCGATTCAAGCGAAGCTCATTATTATTTATGTCCTGCTCATTCTGATCGCGATGCAGTTGATTGGCGTGTACTTCTATAAGACGGTCGAGACGTATTTCAAAAGCGACTTCCTCGCCTCCCGCAACAGCCAAGTGACGCTGCTGGCGGGATTCGTGGAGTCGTATATGACTGGCGATCCCGACAGTAAGAACGCGACAGAGGGCAAGAAGACGTATGCCGATTTGAATGAATTCGTCAGCAATTTATTTTCGATTAATAATGCAGAGATTCAAATTATTGATGCGAACGGGAACGTCATTAGCACGTCGGTCGCGAGCCATCTGAAACAGAAGAATACGCAGCCAGAAGTGATCCGCGCCCTGCAAGGGATTAAGGATAATCAGCGGATTTTCACGGATGAAGACGGGTACCGCAAAGTTATTATCGCGAAGCCAGTCGGAAGCGGGGTCCGCGTCTTAGGTGCAGTGTACATCATCGCTTCCATGGAAGATGTGTATAAAACGATTCGCTCGATTAATCGCATCCTCATCTCGGGGACGCTGATTGCGTTAGGGCTGACTGCACTACTAGGAGTTCTCTTAACGAGCACGATTACGAATCCGATTAAAGAAATTACACGCCAAGCGACGGCGGTGGCCGAAGGAAACTTTGATCAACAGGTTGTCATTCAAGGGACGGATGAGATTGGTCAGCTGGGGCAGACCTTTAATTTCATGATGAATCGGCTGAAAGAGGCGCTCTCCCTCAATGAGGAAGAGAAAGAGAAGCTCGCTTCGATTCTAACGAATATGAATGACGGCGTTATCGCGACGGACGATCGGGGACAGGTGATCGTGTTGAATCGCCGGGCGAAGCAGATTTTGCAGGTCGAGGAAGAGACAACCCTCGGGTTGCCCATCTCGGAGGTCATCGGGATTCCGCTGACCACGATTCGTGAGCTCGTCACTGGGGAAGTGAATACGACCCTGCTGGACATTCCGCTGCGCGACGATGAGGACGAGCAGTTGTCGGTGCGGATCACGTTCACGCCGATTCATAGGCGGGGTGAAGGTCAGCATGGCATCATCGCCGTGCTGCAAGATGTCACAGATCAAGAGAAGCTCGAGCAGGCGCGCCGCGAGTTCGTCGCGAACGTCTCGCACGAGCTGCGCACGCCGCTGACGACGATCAAGAGCTACCTCGAAGCGCTCGATGACGGCGCAATCGAGGAGCCAGCGCTGGCGTCGCGCTTCATCAGCGTGACACGGAGCGAGACCGAGCGGATGATCCGCTTGGTCACGGATCTGCTGCACTTATCGCGGCTGGATTCGAAGCAATCCATGATGAGCAAGTCCTCCACGCTCGTCAGCGAGATGCTGGACGAGGTGGCGGATCGGTTTTCTTTTCAGCTGCAGCAACGGAAAATTCGAATTTTGCTCCACGTGGAACATGGTGTGACGAGCCTGCTGCTTGATCGAGACAAGATCGATCAGGTGCTTGATAATCTGGTATCGAATGCGATCAAATATACGGGTGATGAAGGTACGATCCGTTTGGGAGCAAGGAAGATAGAAAAAGATATGTTGGAAATCTCCGTGCAAGATAATGGTATGGGGATTCCGAAAAAGGATCTTTCGCGCATTTTCGACCGTTTCTATCGCGTGGATAAAGCGCGCTCTCGCAATATGGGTGGAACAGGTCTCGGCTTGTCCATTGCCCGGGAAATAGTGAAAGCGCATGGCGGAACGATTGCCTTGGAATCTGAGCTTGGACAAGGAACTCGCGTACTATTTACACTGCCGATTCAGCAAGATGAGGAGGATGCAGTATGA
- a CDS encoding YycH family regulatory protein, whose product MIESLKSILLVLLIGTSLYQSFILASYSPPKIEPIQQSNYVQTETLGKQLELADMLFPDQFIIHLGNQQHSVLYPNNYYYTRLLENIKQRSFRGFRKTSMYLVNVNWEEVRTKQLGVEVRFRDGIPFTILQQLFRIEGEIPVENDKITKIWIYSKGTNDEVRAFFFTDSPSVGYEVIGADFTSKDVENFVAYGEPSNLYKTTNSGDYYLPLKPLRIPSYTFTYTQLTSDQLKQSLFVDPGITRYLRERDGSEIYTDSKRGFQLNRDQRWVTYTDPVAPAASKTEVLDDLQAGIKFINQHIGWDGKYMVSRTPQKLLDNQTFTFRQYYESLPIVTAQPEGFGMLSMQVQKGAISGFERSMVIADMKSGQRRDNELMSGEALEERLQYYQRRSSIVSIFPSYRPVVSDKAVNLISTWTLELRDGTYDFIE is encoded by the coding sequence ATGATTGAAAGTTTGAAATCGATCTTACTTGTTCTGCTGATCGGGACGAGCTTGTATCAGAGCTTCATTCTGGCCTCGTACAGTCCTCCTAAGATCGAGCCGATTCAGCAGAGTAACTATGTGCAAACGGAAACATTAGGGAAGCAGCTGGAACTGGCGGACATGCTGTTCCCGGATCAGTTCATCATTCATTTGGGCAATCAGCAGCATTCTGTGCTATATCCGAACAATTATTACTACACACGTTTGCTGGAGAACATCAAGCAGCGCAGCTTCAGGGGCTTTCGCAAGACGTCGATGTATCTCGTCAACGTCAATTGGGAAGAAGTGCGAACGAAACAACTCGGCGTGGAAGTTCGGTTCCGTGACGGGATTCCGTTCACGATTCTGCAGCAGCTTTTCCGAATTGAAGGCGAAATACCCGTTGAGAATGATAAAATCACGAAAATTTGGATCTATTCTAAAGGGACGAATGATGAGGTTCGGGCGTTCTTTTTCACGGATTCACCAAGCGTAGGGTATGAAGTGATTGGGGCGGACTTCACGAGTAAGGACGTCGAGAATTTCGTTGCGTATGGCGAGCCGAGCAACTTATACAAAACAACGAATAGCGGCGATTACTATTTGCCGTTGAAACCGCTGCGGATACCAAGTTATACATTCACGTACACGCAGCTAACGTCGGATCAGCTCAAGCAAAGCTTGTTCGTCGATCCAGGCATCACCCGCTATCTGAGAGAGCGAGACGGTTCCGAGATTTACACGGACAGTAAGCGCGGCTTCCAACTAAATCGGGATCAACGGTGGGTCACGTACACGGACCCTGTAGCCCCAGCAGCGAGCAAGACGGAAGTCTTGGACGATTTGCAGGCGGGGATTAAATTTATTAATCAGCATATCGGCTGGGATGGCAAATATATGGTGTCCCGCACGCCGCAGAAGCTTTTGGATAATCAGACGTTCACGTTCCGTCAGTATTATGAATCGCTTCCGATTGTGACGGCGCAGCCAGAAGGTTTCGGCATGCTAAGCATGCAGGTGCAGAAGGGCGCGATTTCTGGATTCGAGCGATCGATGGTGATCGCGGATATGAAGTCAGGACAACGGCGTGATAATGAGCTGATGTCGGGTGAGGCTTTGGAGGAACGGTTGCAATACTATCAACGTCGTTCGAGTATCGTTTCTATTTTTCCATCGTATCGTCCTGTTGTTAGTGACAAGGCGGTTAATCTCATCAGCACATGGACGTTGGAGCTGCGAGATGGAACGTATGATTTTATTGAATAA
- a CDS encoding NHLP leader peptide family RiPP precursor: MSMDTLKVSIIKKAWEDADFKARLLADPRSALQQEFGHTIPEGIELNVMAVTPTKYALIIPPKPEELDGFTGTGVQPQMYSWT; this comes from the coding sequence ATGTCCATGGATACGTTAAAAGTGAGTATTATCAAGAAAGCTTGGGAGGACGCGGATTTCAAGGCACGTTTGCTGGCAGATCCCCGAAGTGCACTGCAGCAAGAATTCGGACATACAATTCCTGAAGGTATTGAGCTGAATGTAATGGCGGTAACACCCACGAAGTATGCGCTGATCATTCCCCCGAAACCAGAGGAATTGGATGGATTTACTGGTACTGGGGTACAACCACAGATGTATAGTTGGACCTAA
- a CDS encoding M23 family metallopeptidase, with translation MDLVKRFTPKRESLTGNESLSDKQLEEVSTSTTLTVIKRHKWSLALGVSAIVLTGAITFSGHHYVEAGMSEVYHVMLDNQEIGVVSDHNLIDEYKKNKPVEVQKNFPNVHVVLKTDGITYTSERAYNVKTDNAAVISSLDELLVPQPVGVALKVDGKTIAIVKDQATADQILSKVSEPFTPKAKDAAKVSALSTGVGDDISTAPSELEKVDFVQKVDFEEVPINPTDLAKPEDVVKTLTTGDVAPAKYTVVEGDCVSCIAKKLGITKQFIYDNNPGIQDDKLKIGNQLDVTVLKPTLSVKTTEKIVKNQEIQYDTEYEKDDSLRLGVVQPISPGKNGLKKVTIQVTKIDGLLTEESVVNEEVIDQPVTAKAKKGTKVIKGEGTGKFAWPVISPSISSTFGYRWGKLHKGIDITGNKSIMAADNGKIVETGYKSDYGNYIIINHLNGYETLYGHLSQIIAKSGTIVEKGDKIGIMGSTGDSTGVHLHFEVHRSGNLENPLKYLNR, from the coding sequence ATGGATCTCGTTAAGAGATTCACGCCTAAGCGAGAAAGCTTGACCGGAAATGAATCACTATCAGACAAGCAGCTAGAAGAAGTTTCGACATCAACGACGTTAACGGTAATCAAACGACATAAATGGTCTCTTGCATTAGGCGTAAGTGCCATCGTACTTACGGGAGCAATTACGTTCTCCGGACATCATTACGTAGAAGCAGGCATGAGCGAGGTATATCATGTGATGCTGGACAATCAAGAAATAGGGGTCGTAAGCGATCACAACCTCATTGATGAATATAAGAAGAATAAACCAGTAGAAGTACAGAAGAATTTTCCAAATGTGCATGTAGTGCTTAAGACAGACGGAATCACCTACACGTCTGAAAGGGCTTACAATGTAAAAACGGATAATGCTGCTGTTATTTCGTCGTTGGATGAACTGCTTGTACCGCAACCCGTTGGTGTAGCGCTGAAAGTAGATGGCAAGACGATTGCCATTGTGAAGGACCAGGCAACAGCTGATCAGATTCTAAGCAAGGTGAGCGAGCCTTTCACACCGAAAGCGAAGGATGCTGCCAAAGTATCTGCGCTATCTACGGGTGTAGGCGATGATATCTCAACGGCTCCATCGGAGCTGGAGAAAGTCGACTTCGTGCAGAAGGTAGACTTCGAAGAGGTGCCGATTAATCCGACGGATCTAGCGAAGCCTGAGGATGTCGTGAAAACATTAACAACTGGCGACGTTGCACCAGCGAAGTACACGGTCGTCGAAGGCGATTGCGTATCCTGTATTGCGAAGAAATTAGGGATTACGAAGCAATTCATCTATGATAACAATCCAGGCATTCAAGATGATAAGCTAAAAATCGGCAATCAGCTGGATGTGACAGTGCTCAAGCCGACGCTTTCAGTGAAGACAACGGAAAAGATCGTGAAGAATCAAGAGATTCAATACGATACTGAGTATGAAAAGGATGATTCGCTTCGCTTAGGCGTCGTTCAACCGATATCACCTGGGAAGAACGGTCTCAAGAAGGTAACCATTCAAGTCACTAAGATTGATGGTTTGCTAACGGAAGAGAGCGTTGTGAACGAAGAAGTGATCGATCAACCTGTGACAGCCAAAGCGAAGAAAGGTACGAAGGTTATTAAAGGCGAGGGAACGGGTAAGTTCGCATGGCCGGTCATCTCCCCTAGTATCTCAAGTACGTTCGGCTATCGTTGGGGCAAGCTGCATAAAGGGATCGACATTACAGGTAACAAGAGCATTATGGCTGCTGATAATGGGAAAATCGTCGAAACGGGCTACAAATCAGATTACGGTAATTATATTATTATTAATCATCTAAATGGCTATGAGACGTTATACGGCCATTTGAGCCAAATTATTGCGAAGTCAGGAACCATCGTCGAGAAGGGCGATAAAATCGGAATTATGGGCAGCACAGGCGATTCGACTGGGGTACATTTACATTTCGAAGTACACCGCAGTGGAAACTTGGAGAATCCTTTGAAATATTTGAATCGTTAA
- a CDS encoding NHLP leader peptide family RiPP precursor has product MSMDTLKVKIIKKAWEDADFKARLLADPRSALKQDFGIDVPEGIELSVLAETSAHYALVIPPQPEELDQLKSTGVQPQISWN; this is encoded by the coding sequence ATGTCCATGGATACGTTAAAAGTGAAGATCATTAAGAAGGCTTGGGAGGACGCGGATTTCAAGGCACGCTTGTTGGCCGATCCCCGTAGTGCGCTGAAGCAGGATTTCGGAATCGATGTTCCTGAAGGTATTGAGCTGAGTGTGCTGGCGGAAACATCGGCTCATTATGCGCTTGTCATTCCCCCGCAACCGGAGGAATTGGATCAATTGAAATCTACTGGGGTACAACCGCAGATTTCTTGGAACTAG